In Massilia antarctica, the following are encoded in one genomic region:
- the smc gene encoding chromosome segregation protein SMC, protein MRLSSIKLSGFKSFVDPTNFQVPGQLVGVVGPNGCGKSNIIDAVRWVLGESKASELRGESMQDVIFNGSTHRKPAGRASVELVFDNNDGKASGQWGQYAEIAVKRTLTRDGTSTYYINSQPVRRRDIQDIFLGTGLGPRAYAIIGQGMISRIIESRPEELRVFLEEAAGVSKYKERRRETENRLNDTRENLLRVEDILRELNANLEKLEAQAVVANRFHSLQADQEEKQKLLWLLRKNEAQTEQNRYLREMEQAQTDLEEQTAKLRHVELDLEHLRQAHFSVGDRLHTAQGHLYQTNAEIGSLEAQIKFVIESRSRLHNQLLALNAQRNQWQTQSQDYQQQVEEAEYLLEELGGRVEQSQMNAETQGERLPDLDAAWRAAQHKTTESRARIMQAQQQIELESAHQRNASNILNGLQTRRERLQQEKNGLNLPDSSHLANLRMQLEEKQQALEEQTMLLEEATEQQQRFEEERSAAQAQVNAETAANAQLEARLSALKQLQERVQTQGKVQPWLQKHELDSLPRLWQKLGIEQGWETALESVLRERTGALEMSNIDWAKAFFSDAPPAKLALYAPSLAGAAAPLETPGLTPFASLLKLNEPGLRGLLQDWLHNVFAAEDTASAFAERARLPQGGSFITRQGHVVTQSSVRFYAADSEQDGMLGRQQEIDNIGKQLRAQTMLADEARARAVRADAAMSDLTRRLQDARQRVATLTQGVHALQIEVVKQSEVEARFNQRSTQIQADLAEIAAQEAEQQQIRMESEEKFEQLDMELAELQGAHEDGQTDFLSREQALTDAREKLRELERAAQEAQFAEKTQRSKIEELRRNIATATQQAAQVGESIAVGQMELEALESGAASDGLQDLLERRTSQEKALSDARHELDQITQQLRAAEDARTQSERSLQPQRDKIMEMQLKEQAARLNQEQFADALKTVDADEAALSEKLHPDMKPSWLQGEVTRLTNAIALLGAVNLAALDELAQASERKNFLDAQNNDLNEAINTLQDAIARIDRETRELLQDTFDKVNHHFSELFPILFGGGNARLVMTGDEILDAGVQVMAQPPGKKNATIHLLSGGEKALTATALVFSMFRLNPAPFCLLDEVDAPLDDANTERFCRMVKRMSDHTQFLFISHNKIAMEMANQLIGVTMQEQGVSRIVAVDMESAANFATEAQAA, encoded by the coding sequence GTGCGCCTGTCTTCCATTAAATTGTCGGGATTTAAGTCATTCGTCGATCCCACCAATTTCCAGGTGCCGGGGCAGCTGGTTGGCGTGGTCGGTCCCAATGGTTGCGGCAAGTCGAACATCATCGATGCGGTACGCTGGGTGCTGGGCGAATCGAAGGCGTCCGAGCTGCGCGGCGAGTCGATGCAGGATGTCATTTTCAACGGCTCCACCCACCGCAAGCCGGCCGGGCGCGCCTCGGTCGAACTGGTGTTCGACAATAACGACGGCAAGGCTTCCGGCCAGTGGGGCCAGTACGCCGAAATCGCCGTCAAGCGCACCCTCACGCGCGACGGCACCTCGACCTACTACATCAACAGCCAGCCGGTGCGCCGGCGCGACATCCAGGATATTTTTCTCGGCACGGGCCTGGGGCCGCGCGCCTACGCCATCATCGGCCAGGGCATGATCTCGCGCATCATCGAGTCGCGCCCGGAAGAACTGCGCGTGTTCCTCGAAGAAGCGGCCGGCGTGTCGAAGTACAAGGAACGCCGGCGCGAAACCGAAAACCGCTTGAACGACACGCGCGAAAACCTGCTGCGGGTGGAAGACATCCTGCGCGAACTGAACGCCAACCTCGAAAAGCTCGAAGCGCAGGCGGTCGTGGCCAACAGATTCCATTCGCTGCAGGCGGACCAGGAAGAAAAGCAAAAGCTCCTCTGGCTGCTGCGCAAGAACGAAGCGCAGACCGAGCAGAATCGCTACCTGCGCGAGATGGAACAGGCCCAGACCGACCTCGAAGAACAGACGGCCAAGCTGCGCCACGTCGAACTCGATCTCGAACACCTGCGCCAGGCGCATTTTTCAGTGGGCGACCGCCTGCACACGGCGCAGGGCCACCTGTACCAGACCAACGCCGAAATCGGCAGCCTGGAAGCGCAGATCAAGTTCGTCATCGAATCGCGCAGCCGCCTGCACAACCAGCTGCTGGCGCTGAACGCCCAGCGCAATCAGTGGCAGACCCAAAGCCAGGATTACCAGCAGCAGGTCGAGGAAGCCGAGTACCTGCTCGAAGAACTGGGCGGGCGGGTCGAACAGTCGCAGATGAACGCCGAAACGCAGGGCGAGCGCCTGCCCGACCTCGATGCCGCCTGGCGCGCGGCCCAGCACAAGACCACCGAATCGCGCGCCCGCATCATGCAGGCGCAGCAGCAGATCGAACTCGAATCGGCGCACCAGCGCAACGCCTCGAATATTCTCAACGGCCTGCAAACGCGGCGCGAGCGCCTGCAGCAGGAAAAGAACGGCCTCAATCTGCCCGACAGCAGCCATCTGGCCAACCTGCGCATGCAGCTCGAAGAAAAGCAGCAGGCGCTGGAAGAGCAGACCATGCTGCTCGAAGAAGCGACCGAACAGCAGCAGCGCTTTGAAGAAGAACGCAGCGCCGCGCAGGCGCAGGTCAATGCCGAGACAGCGGCCAACGCGCAGCTGGAAGCGCGCCTGTCGGCCCTGAAGCAGTTGCAGGAACGCGTGCAAACGCAGGGCAAGGTCCAGCCCTGGCTGCAAAAGCACGAACTCGATTCGCTGCCGCGCCTGTGGCAAAAGCTGGGCATCGAACAAGGCTGGGAAACGGCGCTCGAATCGGTGCTGCGCGAGCGTACCGGCGCGCTTGAAATGTCGAACATCGACTGGGCCAAGGCCTTCTTCAGCGATGCGCCGCCGGCCAAGCTGGCGCTGTACGCGCCGTCGCTCGCCGGCGCCGCCGCGCCGCTGGAAACGCCGGGCCTGACGCCGTTCGCCAGCCTGCTCAAGCTCAATGAGCCGGGCTTGCGCGGCTTGCTGCAGGACTGGCTGCACAATGTCTTTGCCGCCGAAGACACGGCCAGCGCCTTCGCCGAGCGCGCGCGCCTGCCGCAGGGCGGCTCCTTCATCACGCGCCAGGGCCACGTGGTGACCCAGTCCAGCGTGCGCTTCTACGCCGCCGACAGCGAGCAGGATGGCATGCTCGGACGCCAGCAAGAGATCGACAATATCGGCAAGCAGCTGCGCGCGCAAACCATGCTGGCCGACGAAGCGCGCGCGCGCGCGGTGCGCGCCGACGCCGCCATGTCGGACCTCACGCGGCGACTGCAGGATGCGCGCCAGCGGGTCGCCACCTTGACCCAGGGCGTGCACGCGCTGCAGATCGAGGTGGTCAAGCAGTCCGAGGTCGAAGCGCGCTTCAACCAGCGCAGCACGCAGATCCAGGCCGACCTGGCCGAGATCGCGGCGCAGGAAGCCGAGCAGCAGCAGATCCGCATGGAGTCCGAAGAAAAATTCGAGCAGCTCGACATGGAACTGGCCGAGCTGCAGGGCGCGCACGAAGATGGCCAGACCGATTTCCTGAGCCGCGAACAGGCGCTGACGGACGCGCGCGAAAAGCTGCGCGAGTTGGAGCGCGCGGCCCAGGAAGCGCAGTTCGCCGAAAAAACCCAGCGCAGCAAGATCGAGGAACTGCGCCGCAATATCGCCACCGCCACGCAGCAGGCGGCGCAGGTCGGCGAGTCCATTGCGGTCGGCCAGATGGAGCTCGAAGCGCTGGAAAGCGGCGCCGCCAGCGATGGCCTGCAAGACTTGCTGGAGCGCCGCACCAGCCAGGAGAAGGCGCTGTCGGATGCGCGCCATGAACTGGACCAGATCACGCAGCAGCTGCGCGCCGCCGAAGACGCGCGCACCCAGTCCGAACGCAGCCTGCAGCCGCAGCGCGACAAGATCATGGAAATGCAGCTCAAGGAGCAGGCCGCGCGCCTGAACCAGGAGCAGTTCGCCGACGCCTTGAAAACGGTCGATGCCGACGAAGCGGCGCTCTCCGAAAAGCTCCATCCCGACATGAAGCCGTCCTGGCTGCAGGGCGAGGTGACCCGTTTGACCAACGCCATCGCGCTGCTGGGGGCGGTCAACCTGGCCGCGCTCGACGAGCTGGCGCAGGCGTCCGAGCGCAAGAACTTCCTCGACGCGCAGAACAATGACTTGAACGAGGCGATCAACACCCTGCAAGACGCCATCGCCCGCATTGACAGGGAAACGCGCGAGCTGCTGCAGGATACCTTCGACAAGGTCAACCACCATTTTTCGGAACTGTTCCCGATCCTCTTCGGCGGCGGCAACGCCAGGCTGGTGATGACGGGCGACGAAATTCTCGACGCCGGCGTGCAGGTCATGGCGCAGCCGCCGGGTAAAAAAAACGCTACCATCCACTTGCTGTCGGGCGGCGAAAAAGCGCTGACCGCGACCGCGCTGGTGTTTTCGATGTTCCGACTGAATCCGGCGCCATTCTGCCTGCTCGACGAGGTTGACGCGCCGCTGGACGACGCCAACACCGAGCGCTTCTGCCGCATGGTGAAACGGATGTCCGACCATACTCAATTCCTTTTCATCTCGCACAATAAAATTGCGATGGAAATGGCCAATCAACTGATCGGTGTGACGATGCAGGAGCAGGGCGTATCGCGCATTGTGGCGGTGGACATGGAGTCCGCCGCGAATTTTGCTACCGAGGCACAAGCAGCATGA
- a CDS encoding ATP-dependent Clp protease proteolytic subunit translates to MSEEKTIQPSDAWFTLSGDVNSDMVHRVFEAVSGMSENGVETAHVLIQSNGGYVSDGLCLYNFLSNSPIKFVMYNAGAVASIAVILFLSGTRRYASETARFMVHKSHATASPGARPDALNIIVEGLRADDARTESILRKHIELLPEQWAIHQYSDLHLTARDAKIARMINDVADFAPPKGAHIRNI, encoded by the coding sequence ATGAGCGAAGAAAAAACGATCCAACCCAGCGATGCCTGGTTCACCCTGTCGGGCGATGTGAACAGCGATATGGTGCACCGCGTGTTCGAGGCGGTGTCCGGCATGAGCGAAAACGGCGTCGAGACGGCACACGTGCTGATCCAGTCGAACGGAGGCTATGTCAGCGACGGGCTGTGCCTGTACAACTTCCTGTCGAATTCGCCGATCAAGTTCGTCATGTACAACGCCGGCGCGGTGGCCTCGATCGCCGTCATCCTGTTCCTGTCCGGCACGCGGCGCTATGCCAGCGAGACCGCGCGCTTCATGGTGCACAAGTCGCATGCGACGGCTTCGCCTGGCGCCCGTCCGGATGCGCTCAATATCATTGTCGAAGGCTTGCGCGCCGACGATGCGCGCACCGAATCGATCCTGCGCAAGCATATCGAACTGCTGCCGGAACAGTGGGCGATCCACCAGTATTCCGATCTGCACCTGACCGCGCGCGATGCCAAGATCGCCCGCATGATCAATGACGTGGCCGACTTTGCACCGCCCAAGGGCGCGCACATCCGCAATATCTGA
- a CDS encoding DUF1631 family protein, whose translation MAPPSPSVAAARKTGPSRHELLEALVATVTKHANDHLMAVSTRLVAALLDVTDPALDARTVFQRVKSGNLLKNNTYAFFHVAAAGIARAMRAEVDILLPPLKKTALALPSALELVPYEEMDSRVAFDAISRPFEMQYATQIATLNVRLGFLLERDVLRISQNPFRPEMFLSALHQAWREFEPDEEAHGLILPMLRPSLLFDFAPMYDALCDLLMNKGVQPGSVDAFKIKKTESAAAAKKARASGQAELAKQLRQFLRDDDGAPASGFDIPMIPDLPAMASSGGGWRPSGAAAFQGAPGGDAGHAKVPAAPWHGGPAPQGGAAGQGSHAAGGAPGQGGHSAGGFAPASFTGGGIAAGGFGHAMEGGQVMVPASLLELLKGLQGRLPEQFSNVAPTPAEAQAGNVFYLPRLKESIPKGSLSRGDESTIDLLSKIFETVLLDPNIPKDSRDLIQSLQIPVLKAALADKNFFFEETHPARRMIDLMSTMGLEQRSGPDDPLFQVMQRSVERVGRDQDDGGAPADVFSEVVAELEETMKAEETAAASAIAAPIAAALRQEKVTAATRSARSAVAARVGSGQVVAMLETFLENKWTSVMTVAYSVEDDKPGAVGNATKTMDELIWSVKPKITHEQRRDLIGKLPSLLATLNKWLDVIKWQDADRIQFFADLAECHASIVRAPLDITPERQLEIAVEVAQQDAMRRLEKENEALAAAEEAAHAELDDAELGVDALERNMWIEFTDPDGSIRKVKLAWISPLRTLYIFSTGARQEAFSLSSDKLIEAYRAQRVRLMKVEGVVSRALSQAMDEALSDSEKTHSVAA comes from the coding sequence ATGGCTCCACCTTCACCGTCCGTCGCTGCAGCAAGGAAGACAGGTCCGTCGCGCCACGAACTGTTGGAGGCGCTCGTCGCGACCGTGACCAAGCATGCCAACGACCATTTGATGGCAGTGTCGACACGTCTCGTTGCGGCGTTGCTCGATGTGACGGACCCGGCGCTCGATGCGCGCACCGTGTTCCAGCGGGTCAAGTCGGGGAATCTGCTAAAAAACAACACCTACGCTTTCTTCCATGTCGCCGCGGCCGGCATCGCCCGCGCCATGCGCGCCGAAGTCGACATCCTCTTGCCGCCGCTTAAAAAAACCGCGCTCGCCTTGCCCTCCGCGCTGGAACTGGTGCCCTACGAGGAAATGGATAGCCGGGTCGCCTTCGACGCCATCAGCCGTCCGTTCGAAATGCAGTATGCGACCCAGATCGCCACCCTGAATGTACGCCTCGGTTTCCTGCTCGAGCGCGATGTGCTGCGCATCAGCCAGAATCCCTTCCGCCCCGAAATGTTCCTCTCGGCCCTGCACCAGGCCTGGCGCGAGTTCGAGCCGGACGAGGAGGCCCACGGGCTGATCCTGCCGATGCTGCGCCCGTCCTTGCTGTTCGACTTTGCACCGATGTACGATGCGCTGTGCGACCTGCTGATGAACAAGGGCGTCCAGCCCGGCTCGGTGGACGCCTTCAAGATCAAGAAGACTGAAAGCGCGGCCGCGGCCAAGAAGGCGCGCGCCAGCGGCCAGGCCGAACTGGCCAAGCAGTTGCGCCAATTCCTGCGCGACGACGATGGCGCTCCCGCGTCCGGCTTCGACATCCCGATGATTCCCGACCTGCCGGCCATGGCATCGTCGGGCGGCGGCTGGCGTCCGAGCGGCGCCGCGGCCTTCCAGGGCGCGCCCGGCGGCGACGCCGGCCACGCCAAGGTGCCGGCCGCGCCGTGGCATGGCGGCCCGGCGCCCCAGGGCGGCGCAGCAGGCCAGGGCAGTCACGCCGCGGGCGGCGCGCCGGGGCAGGGTGGCCACTCCGCCGGCGGCTTTGCGCCAGCCTCGTTCACGGGCGGCGGCATCGCCGCGGGCGGCTTCGGCCACGCCATGGAGGGCGGCCAGGTGATGGTGCCGGCGTCGCTGCTCGAGCTGCTCAAAGGCTTGCAGGGCCGCCTGCCGGAACAGTTCAGCAATGTGGCGCCGACCCCGGCCGAGGCGCAGGCGGGCAATGTGTTTTATTTGCCGCGCCTGAAGGAAAGCATTCCGAAAGGATCGCTGTCGCGCGGCGATGAAAGCACGATCGACCTGTTGTCGAAGATTTTCGAAACGGTGTTGCTCGACCCGAACATTCCGAAAGATTCGCGCGACCTGATCCAGTCGCTGCAGATTCCGGTCCTCAAGGCCGCGCTGGCCGACAAGAATTTCTTCTTCGAGGAAACGCACCCGGCGCGCCGCATGATCGATCTGATGTCGACCATGGGCCTGGAACAGCGTTCCGGTCCGGACGATCCGCTGTTCCAGGTCATGCAGCGCAGCGTGGAGCGGGTCGGGCGCGACCAGGACGATGGCGGCGCCCCGGCCGACGTGTTCTCGGAAGTGGTGGCCGAGCTCGAAGAAACCATGAAGGCCGAGGAAACGGCGGCTGCCAGCGCCATCGCCGCGCCCATCGCCGCGGCCTTGCGCCAGGAAAAAGTCACCGCCGCCACACGCTCGGCCAGGAGCGCGGTCGCCGCGCGGGTCGGCAGCGGCCAGGTGGTGGCCATGCTCGAAACTTTCCTCGAAAATAAATGGACCTCGGTGATGACGGTCGCCTACAGCGTCGAGGACGACAAGCCCGGCGCGGTCGGCAACGCCACCAAGACGATGGATGAGCTGATCTGGAGCGTCAAGCCGAAGATCACCCACGAACAGCGGCGCGACCTGATCGGCAAGCTGCCGAGTCTGCTGGCCACCCTGAACAAATGGCTCGATGTCATCAAGTGGCAGGATGCCGACCGCATCCAGTTCTTTGCCGACCTGGCCGAGTGCCACGCGTCGATCGTGCGCGCGCCGCTCGACATCACGCCCGAACGCCAGCTCGAAATCGCCGTCGAAGTGGCCCAGCAGGATGCGATGCGCCGGCTGGAAAAGGAAAACGAAGCCCTGGCCGCCGCCGAGGAAGCCGCGCACGCCGAGCTGGACGACGCCGAACTGGGTGTCGACGCCCTGGAACGCAATATGTGGATCGAATTCACCGATCCGGACGGCAGCATCCGCAAGGTCAAGCTGGCCTGGATCAGCCCCTTGCGGACCCTGTACATTTTCTCGACCGGCGCGCGCCAGGAAGCGTTTTCGCTGTCGTCCGACAAGCTCATCGAAGCGTACCGCGCCCAGCGCGTGCGCCTGATGAAGGTCGAGGGCGTGGTCAGCCGCGCGCTGTCGCAGGCGATGGATGAAGCGCTGAGCGACTCGGAAAAGACGCACTCGGTGGCCGCCTGA
- a CDS encoding phosphatase PAP2 family protein, translating to MNWYHLTALGGIAITAPLGIAVAVWLAAAHCRRRALYWCLLFGATLLIVIGSKIAFLGWGVGIEALHFAGFSGHAARAAAVFPVVAYLALCGRTKVWRYVAVSLGVLLALAVTLSRVMVETHSISEAVLGCLLGLACAAGFIALVRSNRQFQPSPVLIALTLAVLFIPHKGEAHNSQQWMTGLALGLSGADRVYTTATWGPTRNPYSPPCPKADRYFNYVCF from the coding sequence ATGAATTGGTATCACCTTACCGCGCTGGGCGGCATCGCCATCACCGCGCCCCTTGGCATCGCCGTCGCCGTCTGGCTCGCCGCCGCCCACTGCCGCCGCCGCGCCCTGTACTGGTGCCTGCTGTTCGGCGCCACCCTGCTGATCGTCATCGGCAGCAAGATTGCCTTCCTCGGCTGGGGCGTCGGCATCGAAGCGCTGCATTTCGCCGGCTTCAGCGGCCATGCCGCGCGCGCCGCCGCCGTCTTTCCGGTGGTCGCCTACCTGGCGCTGTGCGGAAGGACCAAGGTGTGGCGCTATGTCGCGGTCAGCCTTGGTGTGCTGCTGGCGCTGGCCGTGACGCTCTCGCGCGTGATGGTCGAAACCCACAGCATCTCGGAAGCGGTCCTCGGCTGCCTGCTCGGGCTGGCATGCGCGGCCGGCTTCATCGCCTTGGTGCGCTCGAACCGCCAGTTCCAGCCCAGTCCGGTCCTGATCGCGCTGACCCTGGCCGTGCTGTTCATTCCGCACAAGGGTGAAGCGCATAATTCCCAGCAATGGATGACGGGTCTGGCGCTCGGCTTGTCCGGCGCCGACCGGGTCTATACCACCGCCACCTGGGGTCCCACGCGCAATCCTTACTCCCCGCCGTGTCCCAAGGCCGATCGCTACTTTAATTACGTCTGTTTTTAG
- a CDS encoding methyl-accepting chemotaxis protein: protein MITMCRRALKFPLFLGIAVVLGLGAWLAIVLLSQLEQMKAVTAPAVQSLGAVLGPLTGITVDDAAAHAEANYAAARLWVWFCIGANAAGAVLLALWLKAVMVAPAAPPRRKPDAPAAPASSLIVRAMENGARGRSCAPPALGAPSARAGDPAARLARLSRIIDTLAFQTTILAVNAAVEAARAGQLPPQS, encoded by the coding sequence ATGATAACGATGTGCCGCCGCGCTCTCAAGTTTCCCCTGTTTCTGGGCATTGCCGTGGTGCTCGGACTGGGCGCCTGGCTGGCCATTGTACTGCTGAGTCAGCTTGAACAGATGAAAGCGGTAACGGCACCGGCGGTCCAAAGTTTAGGCGCCGTCCTGGGCCCTTTGACCGGGATCACCGTGGACGACGCCGCCGCGCATGCCGAAGCCAATTACGCCGCCGCGCGCCTGTGGGTCTGGTTTTGCATCGGCGCCAACGCGGCGGGGGCCGTGTTGCTGGCGCTGTGGCTCAAGGCAGTGATGGTAGCGCCTGCGGCGCCGCCGCGGCGCAAGCCTGATGCCCCGGCGGCGCCGGCCTCCAGCCTGATCGTGCGCGCCATGGAGAACGGCGCGCGCGGCAGGTCCTGCGCGCCGCCCGCCCTGGGGGCGCCGAGCGCCCGAGCGGGCGACCCGGCGGCACGCCTGGCACGGCTGAGCCGGATCATCGACACCCTCGCCTTCCAGACCACCATTCTTGCCGTCAACGCCGCAGTCGAGGCGGCACGCGCCGGACAATTGCCGCCGCAAAGCTGA
- the gcvH gene encoding glycine cleavage system protein GcvH — protein sequence MNIPADLKYTESHEWVRAEADGTLTVGITEYAQDALGDIVFVELPKVGKVFTAGDDAAVVESVKAASDIYAPVSGECIAVNDAVADAPDSINTDAFAAWLFKLKPSDAGAINGLLDAAAYGKATAE from the coding sequence ATGAACATCCCAGCCGACCTGAAATACACCGAGTCCCACGAATGGGTACGCGCCGAAGCTGACGGCACCCTCACCGTCGGCATCACCGAATATGCGCAGGATGCGCTGGGCGACATCGTCTTCGTCGAACTGCCCAAGGTGGGCAAGGTCTTTACCGCCGGCGACGACGCCGCCGTGGTCGAATCGGTGAAAGCCGCCAGCGACATCTACGCGCCAGTGTCAGGCGAGTGCATCGCCGTCAACGACGCCGTCGCCGACGCGCCGGACTCGATCAATACCGACGCCTTTGCGGCCTGGCTGTTCAAGCTCAAACCGAGCGACGCCGGCGCCATCAATGGCCTGCTCGACGCCGCCGCCTACGGCAAAGCCACCGCAGAATAA
- the gcvT gene encoding glycine cleavage system aminomethyltransferase GcvT — protein MTLKATPLNSAHRAAGAKMVDFGGWDMPVNYGSQIEEHHAVRSDVGMFDVSHMCVVDIEGENARPFLRGLLANNVDKLQVAGKALYSCMLNPQGFVIDDLIVYFFSENWFRLVVNAGTAEKDVAWISAQNDATKSGVTITQRRDGNEPMALIAVQGPNARAKVWQVLPTTQAVSEPLKPFNAVIVKDTAFGEVMVARTGYTGEDGFELAFPASQAEALWNALVAAGVKPAGLGARDTLRLEAGMNLYGQDMDDTVNPLDAGLAWTVDLNAERDFIGKTALKAMGQNAQYVGLILREKGGILRAHQKVLAADGTTGEITSGTFSPTMQEAIALARVPMGVAVGDTVHVEIRDKKLAASVIKLPFVRNGKILAA, from the coding sequence ATGACGCTTAAAGCGACCCCGCTCAATTCCGCACACCGCGCCGCCGGCGCCAAGATGGTCGATTTCGGCGGCTGGGACATGCCCGTCAACTACGGCTCGCAGATCGAAGAACACCACGCCGTGCGCAGCGATGTCGGCATGTTCGACGTCTCGCACATGTGCGTGGTCGATATCGAAGGCGAGAACGCCCGCCCTTTCCTGCGCGGCCTGCTGGCCAATAACGTCGACAAGCTGCAGGTGGCCGGCAAGGCCCTGTATTCGTGCATGCTCAATCCCCAGGGCTTCGTCATCGATGACCTGATCGTCTACTTCTTCAGCGAAAACTGGTTCCGCCTGGTCGTCAACGCCGGCACCGCCGAAAAAGACGTGGCCTGGATCAGCGCCCAGAACGATGCCACCAAGAGCGGCGTGACCATCACCCAGCGCCGCGACGGCAATGAGCCGATGGCGCTGATCGCCGTCCAGGGCCCGAACGCGCGCGCCAAGGTATGGCAAGTGCTGCCGACCACCCAGGCGGTTTCCGAGCCGCTCAAGCCGTTCAACGCCGTCATCGTCAAGGACACGGCGTTTGGCGAGGTGATGGTGGCGCGCACCGGCTACACCGGCGAAGACGGGTTCGAGCTGGCCTTTCCGGCATCGCAAGCCGAGGCGCTGTGGAATGCGCTGGTCGCCGCCGGCGTCAAGCCGGCCGGCCTGGGCGCGCGCGACACCCTGCGCCTGGAAGCGGGCATGAACCTGTACGGCCAGGACATGGACGACACGGTCAACCCGCTCGACGCCGGCCTGGCCTGGACCGTCGACCTGAACGCCGAGCGCGACTTCATCGGCAAGACTGCGCTCAAGGCCATGGGCCAGAACGCGCAGTACGTGGGCCTGATCCTGCGCGAGAAAGGCGGCATTTTGCGCGCGCACCAGAAAGTGCTCGCCGCGGACGGCACGACCGGCGAAATCACCAGCGGCACCTTCAGCCCGACCATGCAGGAAGCGATTGCTCTCGCGCGCGTGCCGATGGGCGTGGCCGTGGGCGATACCGTCCACGTCGAAATCCGCGACAAAAAACTGGCCGCCAGCGTGATCAAGCTGCCGTTCGTGCGAAACGGTAAAATCCTCGCTGCCTGA
- a CDS encoding cell division protein ZipA C-terminal FtsZ-binding domain-containing protein, translating to MTDLQMSLIGAAGVFVAGVFAYNKWQEHKAKKSVERAFASEHDDVLLRPGDIVRNEPSFEPKPAAPADDAPASVPVAAPPVARSDDAAEPPPAPVAPVATPVEAITPATELATSLVDPLIDVLIPLALEAPVRGDKILPVLHTLRHVGNKPVHFIGLHVNGDWEPIVHGGVYTKLQAGVQMASRTTALNELEYSELVTRLRAVADDIGAEPEIPDMIEVMGESRTLHRFVSGHDAQLGVNLLSYGAPWSIATLIGALEKQGFDVRPDGRYIMPDGDGGQLFTLTTNVTLGADTTSRLTLLLDVPCVAPARDGFGAMLACAKALVGRLDAVIVDDSDQALTDQALAEINSQVLDFYQEMEAADIPAGSTRAMRLFS from the coding sequence ATGACTGATTTACAAATGAGCCTGATCGGCGCGGCCGGCGTGTTTGTCGCCGGCGTCTTCGCATACAACAAGTGGCAGGAGCACAAGGCCAAGAAGAGCGTCGAACGCGCCTTCGCGTCCGAGCACGACGACGTGCTGCTGCGCCCCGGCGACATCGTGCGCAACGAACCGAGTTTCGAACCGAAACCGGCCGCGCCGGCGGACGATGCGCCGGCCTCCGTGCCTGTCGCTGCGCCACCCGTTGCCCGTTCCGACGACGCAGCCGAGCCGCCACCCGCGCCGGTCGCGCCCGTGGCGACGCCAGTCGAAGCGATCACCCCGGCCACCGAGCTGGCCACCAGCCTGGTCGACCCGCTGATCGATGTCCTCATTCCGCTGGCGCTGGAAGCGCCGGTGCGGGGCGACAAAATCCTGCCGGTGCTGCACACCCTGCGCCACGTGGGCAACAAGCCGGTGCACTTCATCGGCCTGCACGTCAACGGCGACTGGGAACCGATCGTCCACGGCGGCGTGTACACCAAGCTGCAGGCCGGCGTGCAGATGGCCAGCCGCACCACGGCGCTGAACGAACTCGAATACTCGGAACTGGTCACGCGCCTGCGCGCGGTGGCCGACGACATCGGCGCCGAGCCGGAAATCCCGGACATGATCGAAGTCATGGGCGAGTCGCGCACCTTGCACCGCTTCGTGTCGGGGCACGACGCCCAGCTGGGCGTGAACCTGTTGTCCTACGGCGCCCCGTGGTCGATCGCGACCCTGATCGGCGCCTTGGAGAAGCAGGGCTTCGACGTGCGTCCCGACGGGCGCTACATCATGCCGGACGGCGATGGCGGCCAGTTGTTCACCCTGACCACCAACGTCACCCTGGGCGCCGATACCACCTCGCGCCTGACCTTGCTGCTGGACGTGCCGTGCGTGGCGCCTGCGCGCGACGGCTTCGGCGCCATGCTCGCCTGCGCCAAGGCGCTGGTGGGCCGCCTGGATGCCGTCATCGTCGACGACAGCGACCAGGCCCTGACCGACCAGGCCCTTGCCGAAATCAACAGCCAGGTGCTCGATTTCTACCAAGAGATGGAAGCAGCCGACATTCCAGCCGGTTCGACGCGCGCCATGCGCTTGTTCAGCTAA